The genome window CCGGGTTTGTGAAGAAAGGGTTACAAGTCGGGATCTTCAACCCCCGTATACGCATCCGAATCCTTGTACAGATCGTGCACATGGCGCACCAGCACCATGATCACCGCCGCTACCGGCAGTGCCAGCAGGATGCCGGTAAAACCAAACAGCTCACCGCCCGCCAGGATCGCAAAGATCACCGCCACCGGGTGCAGGCCAATCCTATCCCCCACCAGCAACGGCGTGAGCACCATGCCTTCCAACGCTTGGCCGACCATGAATACGGCCACGATCCCCAGCATCGGGTAAAGGTCACCGCCAAACTGGAACAAGCCCGCCACCAGCGCCGCGCCGATACCGATCACAAAGCCCATATAAGGCACGATCGCGGCCAGGCCGGCGATCAGGCCGATCAACAGGCCCAGCTCCAGGCCGATGGCCATCAAGCCAGCAGCGTAGATGATCCCCAGGGCCAACATTACCAGCAACTGCCCGCGCACGAAGGCGCCAAGCACCTCATGGCACTCTTCGGCCAGCGAGACAATGCGTTCCTCACGGTTGCGCGGCAGCAAGCTGCGGATCTTGGCCATCATGATGTCCCAGTCGCGCAGCAAGTAGAACGCCACCACCGGGATCAGCACCAGGTTGGTCAGCCAGCCGATCAACGCCAGGCTGGACGCCGTCGCCTGACTGAGGATGACCCCGACGATGTCGGTGGTCTGACCCATATGTTCACTGATGGCCGACTTGACCTTGTCGAACTTCCAGAAGCCATCCGCCAGCCCCAGCTTGGCCTGGGCCCATGGCATTGCCGTGTGCTGCAGCCAATCGAGCATCTGCGGCGCCAGCTCATACAAGCGGAACAACTGCTTGGCCAGCATCGGCACCAGCACCAGCACCAACGCCGTGATGATCAAGGTAAACAGGGCGAACACCGCCACCACGCCCCAGGTCCGCGACAACCCTGCCTTCTCCAGACGGTCCACCACCGGATCGAACAGGTAAGCCAGCAGCAACGCGACCAGGAACGGCGTCAGGATCGAATGCAGCAGGAACACAAAAACGCACAGCAGGACAAACCCGCCAAGCCACACCCAACGACGCGTATCCGCCATAAACCACTCCATCTATATAAAGAAGAAAACTGCTACCAACGAAAACGCAGTTGCGCCTGAGGTTCTGGTGCAGCAGCCGGCTGCTCACCCTCCGCCACGGGTTGCTGGACCGGTGCTTCACCCGCAGGAATCTCCTGCAACTTGGCCAGGCTCAACTGAGTACGCAACTGATCGGCACTGCCGTTGACGCGGTACACGATGCGATTGCCATCCACTAACTGCGGCTGACCGCCGAAAGGCTCCAGCAGATGCCCCAGCGCGGCATAACGCTCAAGGGTCATGCCCTGCACTTCCAGCAATTGTTCGGTGCTCACGCCGGGCTTGACCGCAAAGCGCGGCGCCAGCTTCTGGCTGACCGCCAGCATCACCGCGTCGGCCACGGCGCCGGTGTCGGCCCCTTGCGCCGTGCCTTGCTCACTTTTGTCGCCCAGCCACAGACGCCATTTGGCCAGCCATTGGCTGCCTTCCTGACGCGCATGCACCGCCAGCAAGGCGT of Pseudomonas azotoformans contains these proteins:
- a CDS encoding AI-2E family transporter, translating into MADTRRWVWLGGFVLLCVFVFLLHSILTPFLVALLLAYLFDPVVDRLEKAGLSRTWGVVAVFALFTLIITALVLVLVPMLAKQLFRLYELAPQMLDWLQHTAMPWAQAKLGLADGFWKFDKVKSAISEHMGQTTDIVGVILSQATASSLALIGWLTNLVLIPVVAFYLLRDWDIMMAKIRSLLPRNREERIVSLAEECHEVLGAFVRGQLLVMLALGIIYAAGLMAIGLELGLLIGLIAGLAAIVPYMGFVIGIGAALVAGLFQFGGDLYPMLGIVAVFMVGQALEGMVLTPLLVGDRIGLHPVAVIFAILAGGELFGFTGILLALPVAAVIMVLVRHVHDLYKDSDAYTGVEDPDL